The genomic interval AGGTTAATTGAGTCCTCTCACATCATCATACCACAAggagttttatttattgatcGTAGAGAGGAGATGCACTTTACAGCCGACCGCTCACCTCCACTGTGTCCTTCACCCACCAACAAACTGGCCTTTCCTCTTATTCCAATAGGGGGCAGTCTACATGCTGGTATATGGGCTCATAGGCAAACAATACACTCAACAGTTACTTACTGCATTACACTGAGATCCAGACAATGTGAACATGTGAATCAATATTATTATGAGCTGAAGAATCCAATCTTTGTTTCATGTGTAATGGGTTATTTTACACACATGATCAACATTGTCAGCTGACATTATGATGGTTATTGTCTGTTTACTCTGACCTCTAAATGACTTCACTCACAAATGTTAATGCTCCTTTTAAGCACCAAGTCCAATATTGACATTGAGGGAGACAGTGATCATATTTTGCATTTTCACATCTCACATTCtacatcattttttttcttttccagcagAATATGTTTTTATGACATTTATTTTAGTACATTAAATTCCTCCATTGctaatataataaaattacTTAATTTGCTTCCTCATAATATTTAGCTTTAGCCTAGCGATTAACAGCTGAAATGGATAAATATGAGGCTGTAACGTCCTCAGGATATGCAGAAGACAAAGACAACGCCTCATGCCCGTCAGGTATGTGTTGTTCTTGCTCATATTACACGTCACCTCGGGGTTTCTTGTTGTAAATCTGCGTTTTTCCACTCAGGTAACAGGTCTTGGGAGAATATGGAATGCTATAGGATCCTCACAGAAGTGGAAAGAAAAGCCATTGGCTCCATCTGTTTCCTGGCAGGTCCCATCACGTTCCTGCAGAACGCCCTCGTGTTGTGCGTGATCGCCTCCTCGGCCACTCTGCGAAAGCGGCCCTCCTATCTGTTCATCGGCAGCCTCGCTCTAGCCGACGTCTTCGCCAGCTGCTTCTTCACCATCAGCTTCCTGGACTTCCACCTGTTTCACGGCAGCGACGGCCCCGATGTCTACCTCTTCAAGCTGGGCGGCGTCACCATGGCCTACACCGGCTCGGTGGCCAGCTTGCTGCTGACCGCTCTGGACCGCTACCTGTGCATCCACCAGGCCTCCAGCTACAAAGCGCTGCTGACACGCCGGCGAGCCCTGCTGAGCCTGCTGGTTCTCTGGAGCACCACCGCCTTTATCTCCTTCTTGCCCCTGATGGGCTGGAGGTGTCCCACAGGCCTTACTCCACCATGCTCACGCCTCTTCCCCTACGTAAACTCGGCTTATATGGCCTGCTGGACCAGCTTGATACTAGTGCTTATGGTTCTTATCATGGTGGCTTATGCTATGATCTTGTGGAGGGCCCACCGCCATGAATCCACTATGACCAAGCTGCAGGCGACATCAAAGACAGGGCATTCACGCCGGAGGATGGATATACGATTGGCTCGTACGTTCAGCCTGATCCTGCTCATACTGGTGGGCTGCTGGCTTCCGGCACTGTCCTTCATGCTAGTCGACGTCTCTATGAGTCTAAACCGCACCCAACAGAGGGCCTTCGCCTTTTGCGGCACCCTGTGCTTGGTCAACTCTGCTGTCAACCCCCTGCTGTACGCCTTGCGGTGCAGGGAGCTGAGAATTGCTCTGATGCGGCTGCTTCAAAGGCTCTGCGGCATTGGACGCTGTAAAGCACCACCAGAGGAATTAAGCTCTGGGCTACCGTCTGGAGACAACATCACTGCCtccagcgaggaggagatgCCCCGAACCAGACACAACAGGCACACCCTGCAGCCGGAATGAATAAACAACAGCTAAACGTttgaaaaaaagaaggaaacgCTGTAGAAAGTGTATATAACCTTCACAGAGATACGGAAGGCTCCTTTAATTTATGTTACATTTAAGTCCAATATAAAAGACAATCaactttactgtaaatgaagagTTTAAAACTCACACAACTCATCCATAGGATGCATAGTCATAAGAGCAATATATAGTTTTAatctttacattttaattgaatACACACAATATATCTTCTTCTAATAAGAATAAATATCTTGCTTTAAGCCAAATAGAAAGGGTTTTGTATATGTTATATATGTAGATATAAAATGATGCATCTCCCCCTTTAACTGTGACTCTGCCGCCCATGTGAGTGCTTTAAAGCACCTATGAAACAGTGTCTGTCGTGACATGAAGTGCTGACTTCTGTTGTGCGTGGGGTTGTTTACTGTGAGTGTTGTCCCTGAGTGTGCAGGAACAGAGGATCCTGGGGGACTGGACGCGAATGCCCGGCCTCCACAAAAGCCCCGCGCATGGGAGGATTTCACAGTGTTCACCGCATAAATCCAGGCAGTGTGCAGAGGTGACTGGGGCACGTGTCACAGAGAGAACGTGAACAGTGAACAGGCACTAGAACAATCTTTACACCAGCGGCTCACTGTCATCAGGCTGACATGGATTTAAACCTACCACAGCAAAAGGCTCACGCATATTAAAATTGaacattaaaaccactaaatCGACTGATGACTGTGCTCTTTTTTgactttattaatttatttgcCAAACGCCAAACCAATAACTTATGCAGcactgaatatatatatatatatatattgttctTTAAGTTTTTAAGTTcttaatgtaaaaaaacatttctcagTATTATACAACACAAGCATCTTAAACTTCAGCTTCAAATAACTGACAGGCATTGTTAGCACTATTCTGCTACTGAAAAGCAAGTTATTGAAGGGAGCTGCTTagttaaaatgatttatttccaCCACTTGTGCAACGAAATACAGCTGTAATTGATGATTGGTTTCTTGCAGTAGAAGTTATTCTAAATGCTAGAATAAACACTGCCTTATCATCATGTCCTTGTTGAGCATTCATTTCTTTCCATGATTCTTAGTTAAAAGTATGTTCAAGGAACCCTTTGGCCCAACAAACCTGCCCAGCAAAGCACCACAGACAGATTTCTGCACTTTTCAATGTAAAAACAATAGATCACAGTGCGTGTGTGGCTGGTTATTATGCCTGTGATACAATAGGAGCAGAATGGAGCATGTAGCTGATAAAAACAGTAGGATAAGGATCACTAACTCAGCTCAAATGTTGTTGCGAAGTGCAGGCAGTCTCAGTGCGCGAGCTCTTGAAAAtgtgtgctgctgtctgattAGTAACAAAGATAATAACATACAAAATGCACACAGAAACAACAGTTAGATAGAACAATCTCAATCAAACACAATgtaaaaacttttatttttttataaagagttctttATCTGGACAATAGTATCGGTGACATGAATCATGAGTTAATTCAATTACTTCAAGATGTAAACTATGATGAGtttcagtggcttcactaagGTTTTATAATTAGTTCATACTCATCGCTAGtgcaatcaaattacatgcattCTGGCTTTCCCTTTGTGTTGCAAAAGGGAAGCTATCTGACCTATCATaaatattatgtattatttgtGTGATTGAGGAGATAAATATTGTATTATGTGTATGATGATTCTTCAGATGGAACACGGGACGTGTTTGAGTGTTTGTACCGGCGTAGATTGGAGCCCAGCATCACTCCTCGGCTCTGATTTATCCTACCTGACTTACCTGACCACAGCCAGCAGACGTCTGGTGAACCTTCAGCCT from Betta splendens chromosome 16, fBetSpl5.4, whole genome shotgun sequence carries:
- the cnr2 gene encoding cannabinoid receptor 2 isoform X3; translation: MECYRILTEVERKAIGSICFLAGPITFLQNALVLCVIASSATLRKRPSYLFIGSLALADVFASCFFTISFLDFHLFHGSDGPDVYLFKLGGVTMAYTGSVASLLLTALDRYLCIHQASSYKALLTRRRALLSLLVLWSTTAFISFLPLMGWRCPTGLTPPCSRLFPYVNSAYMACWTSLILVLMVLIMVAYAMILWRAHRHESTMTKLQATSKTGHSRRRMDIRLARTFSLILLILVGCWLPALSFMLVDVSMSLNRTQQRAFAFCGTLCLVNSAVNPLLYALRCRELRIALMRLLQRLCGIGRCKAPPEELSSGLPSGDNITASSEEEMPRTRHNRHTLQPE
- the cnr2 gene encoding cannabinoid receptor 2 isoform X1, producing MQKTKTTPHARQVCVVLAHITRHLGVSCCKSAFFHSGNRSWENMECYRILTEVERKAIGSICFLAGPITFLQNALVLCVIASSATLRKRPSYLFIGSLALADVFASCFFTISFLDFHLFHGSDGPDVYLFKLGGVTMAYTGSVASLLLTALDRYLCIHQASSYKALLTRRRALLSLLVLWSTTAFISFLPLMGWRCPTGLTPPCSRLFPYVNSAYMACWTSLILVLMVLIMVAYAMILWRAHRHESTMTKLQATSKTGHSRRRMDIRLARTFSLILLILVGCWLPALSFMLVDVSMSLNRTQQRAFAFCGTLCLVNSAVNPLLYALRCRELRIALMRLLQRLCGIGRCKAPPEELSSGLPSGDNITASSEEEMPRTRHNRHTLQPE
- the cnr2 gene encoding cannabinoid receptor 2 isoform X2, which produces MDKYEAVTSSGYAEDKDNASCPSGNRSWENMECYRILTEVERKAIGSICFLAGPITFLQNALVLCVIASSATLRKRPSYLFIGSLALADVFASCFFTISFLDFHLFHGSDGPDVYLFKLGGVTMAYTGSVASLLLTALDRYLCIHQASSYKALLTRRRALLSLLVLWSTTAFISFLPLMGWRCPTGLTPPCSRLFPYVNSAYMACWTSLILVLMVLIMVAYAMILWRAHRHESTMTKLQATSKTGHSRRRMDIRLARTFSLILLILVGCWLPALSFMLVDVSMSLNRTQQRAFAFCGTLCLVNSAVNPLLYALRCRELRIALMRLLQRLCGIGRCKAPPEELSSGLPSGDNITASSEEEMPRTRHNRHTLQPE